In the genome of Polaribacter sp. MED152, one region contains:
- a CDS encoding BamA/TamA family outer membrane protein: MKKLTFYFLLILFLISCNSTEHVIDGQYLLTKNLIVIDSTKTNGTELQKYILQKPNSRFLGMPFGLYVHNLGNHTKPKTPSNWALEHPTSYKFVKSVFSEKQSIAYANSFINLNQWFLNFDEPKLLNEKKVKQTTENLAAFYKTQGYFKSTVSSKIDTINKKAEVTYEIKKGRPTLFDTINIKIKSPVLDSIYQKSGRVSLLKKGDQYIDQTFRNEASEVVKLFRNNGIYNFTESALGFYVDSTRTDYKTNVDFLISANRLIEDNGRYLEKPYRVHNIKEINVITDYSFDNNSETFSDSTNYKGINFFAYDKILYNPKYLSENIFLKKGEIYKDTLNNLTRINLKSLKNFKSTNIKFSSTPGSEDELIMDVFLSPLEKYTLGFETELTHSNIRNIGVSGKFSLTNRNTFKGAELAKMSFLGSWFNSQNGPGWEIGSDLSLEIPRFIAPFGLSKFVPKEMSPRTLFSLGSSFQKNIGLDRQTFTFLTDYKWQYTPTKTIQLEILNTQYIKNLNVGSFFNIYNSEYETLNDIAKIYNNNNADLQLPDGAVSFMNTVVNDANFQASNPDEYNTSLNILNRYNIITSDFLIPILAYSFTYNNQTSFKDNNFSFFRARVANSGNFLGLLSNKRNANNKKTFLNIPLAQYFKTDIEYKKFWDMGNNSVFAFRTFIGAIFTYDDSNIPFVKAYFAGGSNDIRAWQTYELGPGARDNGLEFNIGSFKFLTSLEYRFDVVGRLKGALFVDAGNIWDISGSSFVNDNEKLNSFSSLQNIAIGSGVGARLDFNFLILRFDVGFKTYEPYLNENKWFKNYNFSNAVYNIGINYPF, encoded by the coding sequence ATGAAAAAACTTACGTTTTATTTTTTATTAATTCTCTTTTTAATTTCATGTAATTCTACAGAACATGTTATTGATGGGCAATACCTACTTACAAAAAATTTAATTGTAATTGACAGCACAAAAACAAATGGTACTGAGTTACAGAAATACATACTTCAAAAACCAAATTCTCGTTTTTTAGGAATGCCTTTTGGATTGTATGTACACAATTTAGGAAACCATACCAAACCTAAAACACCATCTAATTGGGCCTTAGAGCACCCTACCTCTTACAAATTTGTAAAAAGTGTTTTTTCTGAAAAGCAAAGTATAGCTTATGCCAATTCTTTTATTAATTTAAATCAATGGTTTTTAAATTTTGATGAACCTAAGTTATTGAACGAAAAAAAAGTAAAACAAACGACAGAAAATTTAGCGGCATTTTACAAAACTCAAGGTTACTTTAAATCTACTGTTAGCAGTAAAATTGATACGATCAACAAAAAAGCAGAAGTAACTTATGAAATTAAAAAAGGTAGACCTACCCTTTTTGACACCATAAACATTAAAATAAAGTCACCTGTTTTAGATTCTATTTATCAAAAATCTGGTAGAGTTAGTTTACTAAAAAAAGGAGATCAGTACATAGATCAAACCTTTAGAAACGAAGCTAGTGAAGTCGTAAAATTATTTAGAAATAACGGAATTTATAATTTTACAGAATCTGCTCTTGGGTTTTATGTAGACTCTACTAGAACAGATTACAAAACAAACGTAGACTTCTTAATATCTGCAAACAGACTTATAGAAGATAATGGTAGATACTTAGAAAAACCTTACAGAGTTCATAACATTAAAGAAATAAATGTTATTACAGATTATTCTTTTGATAATAACTCAGAGACGTTTTCAGATTCTACAAATTATAAGGGCATAAACTTTTTTGCTTATGATAAGATCTTGTATAACCCAAAATATTTATCAGAAAATATCTTTTTAAAAAAGGGAGAAATTTATAAAGACACCTTAAATAATTTAACAAGAATAAATTTAAAATCTCTTAAAAATTTTAAGTCGACAAATATTAAATTCTCTTCAACTCCAGGTTCTGAAGATGAATTAATAATGGATGTTTTTTTATCGCCTTTAGAAAAATACACTTTAGGTTTTGAAACAGAACTAACCCATTCTAATATTAGAAATATTGGAGTATCAGGTAAATTTTCACTTACCAATAGAAATACATTTAAAGGCGCAGAATTGGCTAAAATGTCTTTTTTAGGCTCTTGGTTTAATTCACAAAATGGTCCTGGTTGGGAAATTGGTTCAGACTTATCTTTAGAAATTCCAAGGTTTATTGCGCCTTTCGGTTTGAGCAAATTCGTACCAAAAGAAATGTCTCCAAGAACCTTATTTTCTTTAGGTTCTAGTTTTCAAAAAAACATTGGTTTAGATAGGCAAACCTTTACTTTTTTAACCGATTATAAATGGCAATATACACCAACTAAAACTATTCAATTAGAGATTTTAAACACGCAATATATTAAGAATTTAAATGTAGGCAGTTTTTTTAATATCTATAATTCTGAGTACGAAACTTTAAATGATATTGCTAAAATTTACAATAACAATAATGCAGATTTACAGTTACCTGATGGCGCTGTTTCTTTTATGAATACTGTTGTTAATGACGCTAATTTCCAAGCATCAAATCCAGATGAATACAATACAAGTTTAAATATTTTAAACAGATATAATATTATTACTTCCGATTTTTTAATCCCGATTTTAGCCTATTCATTTACCTATAATAACCAGACCAGTTTTAAAGATAATAACTTTTCTTTTTTTAGAGCTAGAGTTGCAAACTCGGGTAATTTCTTAGGTTTATTATCAAATAAAAGAAACGCTAATAATAAAAAGACTTTTTTAAATATTCCTTTAGCACAATACTTCAAAACAGATATTGAGTACAAAAAGTTTTGGGACATGGGTAACAATTCTGTTTTTGCATTTAGAACTTTTATAGGAGCTATTTTTACTTACGATGATTCTAACATTCCGTTTGTAAAAGCCTATTTTGCTGGTGGATCAAATGATATTAGAGCTTGGCAGACTTATGAATTAGGACCTGGAGCAAGAGATAATGGTTTAGAATTTAATATAGGTAGTTTCAAATTTTTAACAAGTTTAGAATATAGATTTGATGTAGTTGGTAGATTAAAAGGAGCACTATTTGTAGATGCAGGAAACATTTGGGATATCTCTGGCTCTAGTTTTGTAAATGATAATGAAAAACTAAACAGTTTCTCCTCTTTACAAAATATTGCTATAGGTTCTGGAGTTGGAGCAAGATTAGATTTTAATTTTTTAATCTTAAGATTTGATGTTGGTTTCAAAACCTATGAACCGTATTTAAACGAAAATAAATGGTTTAAAAACTACAATTTTAGCAATGCAGTATACAATATAGGTATCAATTATCCTTTTTAA
- a CDS encoding OmpP1/FadL family transporter, with translation MKKLLILAILSAFTTVSFSQSLGYQDLGLLFSQDDNIGTARFTAMSGAFGALGGDISSININPAGLSVFNNSSFTGTFNSRNSQITSDYYGNSLMNDNQFINLSQAGAVLVFREFSNSGWDKFAVGFNYRLTKDFSDDFNARGNSGVATFTEFPLDNNNPPINYNIADEQAFNNTYGGDLSEFNIGFSAVHQNKLHVGLALNFYDLNFSQRSTLSEFNSDSNGNELDAFLYQENFTSGQGFSANLGFIYKANQYFRFGLSYQTPTWFSEVLEESNILDNDGYLGDTEIFVSNDSAIYDNTAGGFFPSQALVYRLRTPSKLTASGALIFGKNGLLSFDYTNKNFKNITLSGADFSQENQSFQDDYQNTHNFNVGAEWRLDRLSLRGGYRFEQSPDINALESDDLKGYSLGAGYNFGNFKVDLSYSDSNRTAAYNFYSGFNVDAANLTLDNKVFTASVSLSL, from the coding sequence ATGAAGAAATTATTAATACTAGCGATTTTAAGCGCGTTTACAACTGTGTCTTTTTCTCAATCTTTAGGATACCAAGATTTAGGTCTTTTATTCTCTCAAGATGACAATATAGGTACAGCACGTTTTACAGCTATGAGTGGAGCATTTGGTGCTCTTGGTGGAGACATTTCATCAATAAATATCAATCCTGCAGGTTTATCTGTATTTAATAATAGTAGTTTTACTGGTACTTTTAATTCTAGAAACTCACAAATTACATCTGACTATTATGGAAATTCATTAATGAATGACAATCAATTTATTAATCTTTCACAAGCAGGTGCTGTTTTAGTATTTAGAGAATTTAGCAATTCTGGCTGGGATAAATTCGCAGTTGGTTTTAACTACAGACTTACAAAAGATTTTTCAGATGATTTTAATGCGAGAGGTAATAGTGGGGTAGCAACTTTTACTGAATTTCCTTTAGATAATAACAATCCTCCAATTAACTATAACATTGCAGATGAACAAGCTTTTAACAACACCTATGGAGGTGATTTAAGTGAATTTAACATTGGTTTCTCTGCAGTACATCAAAACAAATTACATGTTGGTTTGGCTCTTAATTTTTATGATTTAAATTTCAGTCAACGATCTACATTATCAGAATTTAATAGCGATTCTAATGGTAACGAGTTAGATGCCTTTTTGTACCAAGAAAATTTTACTTCTGGACAAGGTTTTTCTGCTAACTTAGGTTTTATCTACAAAGCAAATCAATATTTTAGATTTGGTTTATCTTACCAAACACCTACCTGGTTTTCAGAAGTTCTTGAAGAAAGTAATATTTTAGATAACGATGGCTATCTTGGAGATACTGAAATTTTTGTAAGTAATGACAGCGCAATTTATGACAATACAGCTGGCGGATTTTTTCCATCTCAAGCATTGGTGTACAGATTAAGAACGCCAAGTAAATTAACAGCTAGTGGTGCATTAATTTTTGGTAAAAATGGTCTTTTAAGTTTCGACTACACCAACAAAAACTTTAAAAATATTACATTGTCTGGTGCAGACTTTTCACAAGAAAACCAGTCTTTTCAAGATGATTATCAAAATACACACAATTTTAACGTAGGTGCAGAATGGAGGTTAGATAGATTAAGTTTAAGAGGTGGTTATCGTTTTGAGCAGAGTCCAGATATCAATGCCCTAGAATCAGACGATTTAAAGGGTTATTCATTAGGAGCTGGTTATAATTTTGGTAACTTTAAAGTAGACTTATCATATAGTGATAGTAATAGAACTGCAGCGTATAACTTTTACTCGGGCTTTAATGTAGATGCTGCCAACTTAACTTTAGATAATAAAGTTTTTACAGCTTCAGTATCACTTAGTTTGTAA
- a CDS encoding NifU family protein: MQETKITIQETTNETILKFNSTKVLINGGSYEFSNIDEAKNSPLAQQLFYLPFVKKVFITANFIAIQRFDIVEWADVQDEVAEQIEAYISDGNIVVNEETTSSKKEAIEVYAEVTPNPAVMKFGTNKALTQTDVEYKNIEEASKSSPLAQAIFNFPFVKEVFISDNYISVTKYDMVEWNEVFAEVRSFIREYLVDGKTIIKDLPTVETSKTPEVVAPVVELEGIPAQISDILDEYIKPAVAGDGGNIAFRSYDEQNKVVSVILQGACSGCPSSTATLKNGIESLLKEMLPNQINEVVAING, from the coding sequence ATGCAAGAGACAAAAATTACTATTCAAGAAACTACCAACGAAACCATATTAAAATTTAATAGTACAAAGGTTTTAATTAATGGTGGTAGTTATGAATTTTCAAATATAGATGAAGCTAAAAACTCACCTTTAGCACAACAACTATTCTATTTACCATTTGTAAAAAAGGTTTTTATTACTGCAAATTTTATTGCCATTCAACGTTTTGATATTGTAGAATGGGCAGATGTACAAGATGAGGTTGCAGAACAAATAGAAGCATATATTTCTGATGGAAATATTGTTGTGAACGAAGAAACAACATCATCAAAAAAAGAGGCTATAGAAGTTTATGCAGAGGTTACACCAAATCCTGCAGTAATGAAGTTTGGTACTAATAAAGCTTTAACTCAAACTGATGTTGAATATAAAAATATTGAGGAAGCTAGTAAATCATCTCCTTTAGCACAAGCAATTTTTAATTTTCCATTTGTAAAAGAAGTTTTTATTTCAGACAATTATATATCTGTTACTAAATATGATATGGTTGAGTGGAATGAAGTTTTTGCAGAAGTAAGAAGTTTTATTCGTGAATATTTAGTAGATGGCAAAACCATTATTAAAGATTTGCCAACTGTAGAAACTAGCAAAACTCCAGAAGTGGTTGCACCAGTAGTTGAGTTAGAAGGTATACCTGCTCAAATTTCTGATATTTTAGATGAATATATAAAACCTGCTGTAGCTGGTGATGGAGGAAATATTGCTTTTCGTTCTTATGATGAGCAAAACAAGGTAGTAAGCGTAATTTTACAAGGAGCTTGTAGTGGATGTCCATCTTCTACAGCCACTTTAAAAAACGGAATAGAATCTCTTTTAAAAGAGATGTTACCAAATCAAATTAACGAAGTTGTAGCAATTAACGGATAA
- the ubiE gene encoding bifunctional demethylmenaquinone methyltransferase/2-methoxy-6-polyprenyl-1,4-benzoquinol methylase UbiE yields MSAEKINPYKDSKLGKKEQVAQMFDNISENYDGLNRVISLGIDIKWRKKVVEIVGQNNPRQILDIATGTGDLALMMSDLNPDRIVGLDISAGMLEVGKQKIAKANLSDKIEMIVGDSEAMPFDDATFDAITVSFGVRNFANLNKGLKEIARVLKPTGVLVILETSNPVKFPFKQGYKLYTNLFLPTVGKLFSKDKSAYSYLSESANSFPFGEAFNNILQKNGFTHTKADPVTFGVATIYTARK; encoded by the coding sequence ATGTCAGCAGAAAAAATCAATCCATATAAAGATTCAAAACTAGGCAAGAAAGAACAAGTTGCCCAAATGTTTGATAATATTTCTGAAAACTACGATGGTTTAAACAGAGTAATATCTTTAGGTATTGATATTAAATGGCGTAAAAAAGTTGTAGAAATTGTTGGCCAAAACAACCCAAGGCAAATTTTAGATATTGCAACTGGTACAGGAGATTTGGCATTAATGATGTCAGACCTAAATCCTGATAGAATTGTAGGTTTAGATATTTCTGCAGGAATGTTAGAAGTAGGTAAACAAAAAATTGCAAAGGCAAATTTATCTGATAAAATAGAAATGATCGTTGGCGATTCTGAAGCAATGCCTTTTGATGATGCTACTTTTGATGCTATTACAGTTTCTTTTGGGGTGCGTAATTTTGCCAACCTTAATAAAGGTTTAAAAGAAATAGCAAGGGTTTTAAAACCAACAGGTGTATTGGTTATTTTAGAAACTTCAAATCCTGTAAAATTTCCTTTTAAACAAGGATATAAATTATACACCAATTTATTTTTACCAACCGTAGGTAAATTATTCTCTAAAGATAAAAGTGCTTATTCTTATTTGTCTGAATCAGCAAATTCTTTTCCTTTTGGAGAAGCGTTCAACAATATTTTGCAAAAAAATGGGTTTACTCATACAAAAGCAGATCCTGTTACTTTTGGGGTAGCAACAATTTATACTGCAAGAAAATAA
- the fbaA gene encoding class II fructose-bisphosphate aldolase gives MSHNIKPGVATGKEVQEIFNYAKEKGFALPAVNVVGSNTINAVLETAKELNAPVIIQFSNGGAQFNAGKGLSNENQKSAIAGGIAGAKHVNELAEAYGVPVILHTDHCAKKLLPWIDGLLDASEKHFEETGKPLYSSHMIDLSEEPIEENIEICKEYLARMSKMGMTLEIELGITGGEEDGVDNSDVDASKLYTQPEEVAYAYEELMKVSPQFTIAAAFGNVHGVYKPGNVKLTPKILKNSQEFITKKYGVEENHIDFVFHGGSGSTLEEIREAIGYGVIKMNIDTDLQFAFTEGIRDYMQGKADYLATQIGNPDGADQPNKKYYDPRKWLRLGEETFKARLKQAFADLNNVDTL, from the coding sequence ATGAGTCACAACATAAAACCTGGTGTTGCAACAGGTAAAGAAGTTCAAGAAATATTTAACTACGCTAAAGAAAAAGGCTTTGCATTACCAGCAGTAAATGTTGTTGGTTCTAATACTATTAATGCTGTTTTAGAAACTGCAAAAGAATTAAATGCTCCTGTAATTATTCAGTTTTCAAATGGTGGTGCTCAGTTTAATGCAGGTAAAGGTTTATCTAACGAAAATCAAAAATCTGCAATTGCTGGTGGTATAGCTGGTGCAAAACATGTAAATGAATTAGCAGAAGCGTATGGAGTGCCTGTAATTTTACACACAGATCACTGTGCAAAAAAATTATTACCATGGATTGATGGTTTATTAGATGCATCAGAAAAACACTTCGAAGAAACTGGAAAACCTTTATACAGTTCTCATATGATTGATTTATCTGAAGAACCAATTGAAGAAAACATAGAGATTTGTAAAGAATACTTAGCTAGAATGAGCAAAATGGGTATGACTTTAGAAATAGAATTAGGTATTACAGGTGGTGAAGAAGATGGTGTAGATAATTCAGATGTAGATGCTTCTAAATTATACACACAACCAGAAGAAGTAGCTTATGCGTACGAAGAATTAATGAAAGTATCTCCACAATTTACAATTGCAGCAGCTTTTGGTAATGTGCATGGAGTTTACAAACCAGGTAATGTAAAATTAACACCGAAAATTTTAAAGAATTCTCAAGAATTCATCACCAAAAAATATGGTGTGGAAGAAAATCATATCGACTTTGTTTTTCATGGTGGTTCTGGTTCTACTTTAGAGGAAATTAGAGAGGCTATAGGTTATGGAGTTATAAAAATGAACATCGATACAGATTTACAATTTGCATTTACAGAAGGAATTAGAGATTACATGCAAGGTAAAGCAGATTATTTAGCTACTCAAATTGGTAATCCTGATGGTGCAGACCAACCTAACAAAAAATATTACGATCCAAGAAAATGGTTACGTTTAGGAGAAGAAACGTTTAAAGCGCGTTTAAAACAAGCATTTGCAGATTTAAATAATGTAGATACTTTATAA
- a CDS encoding porin family protein, which produces MAKKVFLLTICLFISASIFAQRDRVENLPTFDKRKLHYGFYLGVNQNDFKLNLRNSNISNANITVEPSLGFNVGLIADLRLHKNLNLRFEPGLVTNSKNIYFNHIDTAQDSVREIGSTYLHVPVILKFSTDRYKNIRPYVLAGVSYDYNFSSNAENQDDNSAGQFRMQSHNFMYEVGMGIDIYLNFFKFSPSIRGVFAFNNEIKYDDNPNSQWTAPVNFMGTRGIFLNFAFE; this is translated from the coding sequence ATGGCCAAAAAAGTATTTCTTCTAACTATTTGTTTATTTATATCAGCATCAATATTCGCGCAAAGAGATCGTGTTGAAAATTTACCAACGTTCGATAAAAGAAAACTGCATTATGGTTTTTATTTAGGAGTAAACCAAAACGATTTTAAACTAAACTTAAGAAATAGTAATATTAGTAATGCCAATATTACAGTAGAACCTTCTCTGGGTTTTAATGTTGGTTTAATTGCAGATTTACGTTTACACAAAAACCTGAACTTACGCTTTGAACCAGGCTTGGTTACAAATTCAAAAAATATCTACTTTAATCATATTGATACTGCTCAAGACAGTGTTAGAGAAATTGGCTCTACCTACTTACATGTACCTGTTATCTTAAAATTTAGTACAGATAGATACAAAAATATAAGACCTTATGTTTTAGCTGGAGTTTCTTACGATTATAATTTTTCTAGTAATGCAGAAAATCAAGATGATAATTCTGCAGGACAGTTTAGAATGCAATCGCATAATTTTATGTACGAAGTTGGTATGGGTATAGATATTTATTTGAACTTCTTCAAGTTTTCACCTTCCATTCGTGGCGTTTTTGCATTTAACAACGAAATTAAATACGATGACAACCCAAATAGCCAGTGGACAGCTCCTGTAAACTTTATGGGAACTCGTGGTATTTTTCTAAACTTTGCTTTCGAGTAA
- the proS gene encoding proline--tRNA ligase, whose translation MSKKLTKRAEDYSKWYNELVVKADLAENSAVRGCMVIKPYGFAIWEKMQAELDRMFKETGHENAYFPLFVPKSLFEAEEKNAEGFAKECAVVTHYRLQNDPDNEGKLRVDPEAKLEEELVVRPTSEAIIWNTYKGWIQSYRDLPLLINQWANVVRWEMRTRLFLRTAEFLWQEGHTAHATKAEAVAEAKQMQDVYAEFAENFMAMPVIKGVKSDSERFAGAEDTYTIEALMQDGKALQAGTSHFLGQNFAKAFDVKYTSKEGKQEYVWATSWGVSTRLIGGLIMTHSDDNGLVLPPKLAPIQVVIVPIYKNDEQLEAISDKVNAISIELGKKGISVKYDNRDTFRPGAKFAEYELKGVPVRIALGARDLENGTLEVARRDTLEKNTIDINDAVSYIDGLLKDIQNNLFDKAINFRKEHTTEVNDFKEFKKALKNTGGFISAHWDGTEETEDRIKEYTKATIRCIPNDAENEPGVCVLTGNPSAKRVLFAKAY comes from the coding sequence ATGAGTAAGAAGTTAACAAAAAGAGCCGAAGATTATTCTAAATGGTATAACGAATTAGTGGTGAAAGCAGATCTTGCAGAAAATTCTGCGGTAAGGGGTTGTATGGTTATAAAGCCTTACGGATTTGCAATTTGGGAAAAAATGCAAGCAGAATTAGATAGGATGTTTAAAGAAACTGGGCATGAGAATGCATATTTTCCTTTATTTGTTCCTAAAAGTTTGTTTGAAGCCGAAGAAAAAAATGCAGAAGGTTTTGCTAAAGAATGTGCAGTTGTTACTCATTATAGATTACAGAATGATCCTGATAACGAAGGTAAGTTAAGAGTTGATCCAGAAGCAAAGTTAGAAGAGGAATTAGTAGTAAGACCAACCTCTGAAGCTATTATTTGGAATACCTATAAAGGCTGGATACAATCTTACAGAGATTTACCCTTGTTAATTAATCAATGGGCCAATGTTGTTCGATGGGAAATGAGAACACGTTTGTTTTTAAGAACAGCAGAGTTTTTATGGCAAGAAGGGCATACTGCTCATGCTACTAAAGCTGAGGCAGTAGCCGAAGCAAAACAAATGCAAGATGTTTATGCAGAGTTTGCTGAAAACTTTATGGCAATGCCAGTTATTAAAGGAGTAAAATCAGATAGTGAGCGTTTTGCAGGTGCTGAAGATACCTATACTATAGAAGCATTAATGCAAGATGGTAAGGCATTACAGGCAGGTACTTCTCATTTTTTAGGTCAGAACTTTGCAAAAGCTTTTGATGTAAAGTATACCTCTAAAGAAGGTAAGCAAGAATATGTTTGGGCCACATCTTGGGGAGTTTCAACTCGTTTAATTGGAGGTTTAATTATGACACATTCAGATGATAATGGATTAGTACTACCTCCTAAACTAGCTCCTATACAAGTAGTAATAGTTCCTATTTATAAAAATGATGAACAATTAGAGGCAATTTCTGATAAAGTAAACGCTATAAGTATTGAGTTAGGAAAAAAAGGAATCTCTGTGAAATATGATAATAGAGATACTTTTAGACCAGGAGCAAAATTTGCCGAGTACGAACTTAAAGGAGTTCCTGTAAGGATTGCATTAGGCGCACGTGATTTAGAAAATGGAACGCTAGAAGTTGCAAGAAGAGACACTTTAGAAAAAAATACAATTGATATTAATGATGCTGTGAGTTATATTGATGGTTTATTAAAAGACATTCAAAATAATTTATTTGATAAAGCTATAAACTTTAGAAAAGAGCACACTACAGAGGTTAACGATTTTAAAGAATTCAAAAAAGCCTTAAAAAATACTGGAGGATTTATTTCTGCACATTGGGATGGAACAGAAGAAACAGAAGATCGAATAAAGGAATACACTAAAGCTACTATTAGGTGTATACCAAATGATGCTGAAAATGAGCCTGGAGTATGTGTTTTAACTGGTAATCCTTCTGCTAAAAGAGTGCTTTTTGCGAAGGCGTATTAA
- a CDS encoding RNA methyltransferase → MSISKNQLKVITSLSQKKYREKHGLFIAEGVKVVEELLQFSLKVMQLFALDGYDLEGYEDVVTRISEAELKKISKLKSPNKVVGLFKIPDEQQLQHKGFILALDEINDPGNLGTIIRLCDWFGVQQLVCSKNTVDCYNQKVVQASMGSLTRVSIKYLDLEAYLNSTKTPIYIADMQGSNVYSSQLPEEAILVMGNEANGISDAVRAIVQNKISIPRFGDTQETESLNVATATAILLSEFKRR, encoded by the coding sequence ATGAGCATCTCCAAAAATCAACTTAAAGTTATAACTAGTTTGTCTCAAAAAAAGTATAGAGAAAAACATGGTTTATTTATTGCAGAAGGCGTAAAAGTAGTAGAAGAGCTTTTGCAATTTTCGTTAAAAGTGATGCAATTGTTTGCTTTAGATGGTTATGATTTGGAAGGTTATGAGGATGTAGTAACTCGAATTTCTGAAGCAGAGTTGAAAAAGATAAGTAAACTAAAATCACCTAACAAAGTAGTGGGGCTTTTTAAAATTCCTGATGAACAACAGTTACAACATAAAGGGTTTATTTTAGCATTAGATGAAATAAATGATCCTGGAAATTTAGGTACTATAATTCGTCTGTGTGATTGGTTTGGAGTACAACAATTGGTTTGTTCTAAGAACACTGTAGATTGTTACAATCAAAAAGTTGTGCAGGCTAGTATGGGTTCTTTAACTCGTGTTTCTATTAAATATTTAGATTTAGAAGCCTATTTAAATTCAACTAAAACTCCTATTTATATTGCTGATATGCAAGGTTCAAATGTTTATAGTTCTCAATTACCAGAGGAAGCAATTTTAGTTATGGGTAATGAAGCAAATGGAATATCTGATGCAGTTAGAGCAATTGTACAAAATAAAATATCCATTCCTAGATTTGGAGATACCCAAGAAACAGAGAGTTTAAATGTTGCAACTGCAACAGCTATTTTGTTAAGCGAATTTAAAAGAAGGTAG